The following are encoded together in the Sparus aurata chromosome 1, fSpaAur1.1, whole genome shotgun sequence genome:
- the grap2b gene encoding GRB2-related adapter protein 2b isoform X2 codes for MEATAKYDYDATADDELSFRKGELLKILQTSGKWYRAEVRGAEGFVPQNFIDIHLPSWYQEDCNRNNAQVKLMSQPTGAFLIRGSRTAAPGDFSISVRHTRDVQHFKVLRDSRGQYYLWTEKFPSLNQLVEHYKINSISRQNQIFLKDPHQPQRGGSGHFSSPAPPPHSHGPPLPAPRQVRHTAVCLQDTASPGLQVRALYSFLAEEADELEFSAGDIIQVLECSDPTWWKGQFRGRTGLFPSSYATPI; via the exons ATGGAGGCTACGGCCAAGTACGACTACGACGCCACAGCAGATGATGAACTCAGCTTCAGAAAGGGAGAGCTTTTAAAA ATTCTGCAGACCTCGGGAAAATGGTACAGAGCCGAAGTCAGAGGGGCCGAGGGGTTCGTACCCCAGAACTTCATCGACATTCATCTGCCGAG CTGGTACCAGGAGGATTGCAACCGCAACAACGCCCAAGTGAAGCTGATGTCGCAGCCCACGGGGGCCTTCCTCATACGGGGCAGCAGGACTGCTGCCCCGGGTGACTTCTCCATCTCTGTCAG ACACACGAGAGACGTCCAACACTTCAAGGTGCTGCGAGACAGCAGGGGGCAGTATTACCTGTGGACGGAGAAGTTCCCCTCTCTCAACCAGCTGGTGGAGCATTACAAGATCAACTCAATCTCCAGACAGAACCAGATATTCCTCAAAGACCCACATCAACCG cagagaggaggctcGGGCCATTTTTCATCTCCCGCTCCTCCTCCACACTCCCACGGCCCGCCTCTACCTGCGCCGCGACAGGTACGACACACCGccgtgtgtctgcag GACACAGCCTCCCCCGGGCTGCAGGTCAGAGCTCTGTACAGCTTCCTCGCTGAGGAGGCGGACGAACTGGAGTTCAGCGCCGGCGACATCATCCAGGTCCTGGAGTGCTCTGACCCGACCTGGTGGAAAGGCCAGTTTAGGGGCAGAACCGGCCTGTTCCCCTCCAGCTACGCCACACCGATCTGA
- the grap2b gene encoding GRB2-related adapter protein 2b isoform X3 yields the protein MEATAKYDYDATADDELSFRKGELLKILQTSGKWYRAEVRGAEGFVPQNFIDIHLPSWYQEDCNRNNAQVKLMSQPTGAFLIRGSRTAAPGDFSISVRHTRDVQHFKVLRDSRGQYYLWTEKFPSLNQLVEHYKINSISRQNQIFLKDPHQPQQRGGSGHFSSPAPPPHSHGPPLPAPRQDTASPGLQVRALYSFLAEEADELEFSAGDIIQVLECSDPTWWKGQFRGRTGLFPSSYATPI from the exons ATGGAGGCTACGGCCAAGTACGACTACGACGCCACAGCAGATGATGAACTCAGCTTCAGAAAGGGAGAGCTTTTAAAA ATTCTGCAGACCTCGGGAAAATGGTACAGAGCCGAAGTCAGAGGGGCCGAGGGGTTCGTACCCCAGAACTTCATCGACATTCATCTGCCGAG CTGGTACCAGGAGGATTGCAACCGCAACAACGCCCAAGTGAAGCTGATGTCGCAGCCCACGGGGGCCTTCCTCATACGGGGCAGCAGGACTGCTGCCCCGGGTGACTTCTCCATCTCTGTCAG ACACACGAGAGACGTCCAACACTTCAAGGTGCTGCGAGACAGCAGGGGGCAGTATTACCTGTGGACGGAGAAGTTCCCCTCTCTCAACCAGCTGGTGGAGCATTACAAGATCAACTCAATCTCCAGACAGAACCAGATATTCCTCAAAGACCCACATCAACCG cagcagagaggaggctcGGGCCATTTTTCATCTCCCGCTCCTCCTCCACACTCCCACGGCCCGCCTCTACCTGCGCCGCGACAG GACACAGCCTCCCCCGGGCTGCAGGTCAGAGCTCTGTACAGCTTCCTCGCTGAGGAGGCGGACGAACTGGAGTTCAGCGCCGGCGACATCATCCAGGTCCTGGAGTGCTCTGACCCGACCTGGTGGAAAGGCCAGTTTAGGGGCAGAACCGGCCTGTTCCCCTCCAGCTACGCCACACCGATCTGA
- the grap2b gene encoding GRB2-related adapter protein 2b isoform X1: MEATAKYDYDATADDELSFRKGELLKILQTSGKWYRAEVRGAEGFVPQNFIDIHLPSWYQEDCNRNNAQVKLMSQPTGAFLIRGSRTAAPGDFSISVRHTRDVQHFKVLRDSRGQYYLWTEKFPSLNQLVEHYKINSISRQNQIFLKDPHQPQQRGGSGHFSSPAPPPHSHGPPLPAPRQVRHTAVCLQDTASPGLQVRALYSFLAEEADELEFSAGDIIQVLECSDPTWWKGQFRGRTGLFPSSYATPI, translated from the exons ATGGAGGCTACGGCCAAGTACGACTACGACGCCACAGCAGATGATGAACTCAGCTTCAGAAAGGGAGAGCTTTTAAAA ATTCTGCAGACCTCGGGAAAATGGTACAGAGCCGAAGTCAGAGGGGCCGAGGGGTTCGTACCCCAGAACTTCATCGACATTCATCTGCCGAG CTGGTACCAGGAGGATTGCAACCGCAACAACGCCCAAGTGAAGCTGATGTCGCAGCCCACGGGGGCCTTCCTCATACGGGGCAGCAGGACTGCTGCCCCGGGTGACTTCTCCATCTCTGTCAG ACACACGAGAGACGTCCAACACTTCAAGGTGCTGCGAGACAGCAGGGGGCAGTATTACCTGTGGACGGAGAAGTTCCCCTCTCTCAACCAGCTGGTGGAGCATTACAAGATCAACTCAATCTCCAGACAGAACCAGATATTCCTCAAAGACCCACATCAACCG cagcagagaggaggctcGGGCCATTTTTCATCTCCCGCTCCTCCTCCACACTCCCACGGCCCGCCTCTACCTGCGCCGCGACAGGTACGACACACCGccgtgtgtctgcag GACACAGCCTCCCCCGGGCTGCAGGTCAGAGCTCTGTACAGCTTCCTCGCTGAGGAGGCGGACGAACTGGAGTTCAGCGCCGGCGACATCATCCAGGTCCTGGAGTGCTCTGACCCGACCTGGTGGAAAGGCCAGTTTAGGGGCAGAACCGGCCTGTTCCCCTCCAGCTACGCCACACCGATCTGA
- the fam83fb gene encoding protein FAM83F, translating into MAESQLMCMEDGRIGTNVPESKPEFFYSEPQRAAIEELLKNGDSAFKMRLKEDDTKDFLSAREVKLLVSTFKKYESCEDTGTSTGTAPPSKSEKGAAAAAAGGTDADSGVHSTYWPQMSDTEVPPLDIGWPSGAMFKGVTRVSVHTHPPKDNGPHIKEVVRRLIQEASKVIAIVMDMITDPHILQDLMDAASRRLIPVYILLDNQGVPHFLDMCCRLQIGQQHLRNIRARSLQGVGFALSFGRLPGSQCYKYMLVDGDKAMFGSYSFSWCTSRMDRNMITVMTGQVVDFFDRDFRELYAISEKLDLYKEFHVSPPAPTKTETLRCRAGSKRPPLPATTSRFQVTLGDSKKADIQVPAHKYHNPKYLLAMGELPRPSGSLHEFRPNRGSTLLGGPEETAEGRPRLASSEKLERLSPVPAETPSEVFEGPNGVKPEKKGWPWRKKLSRAKSPSKLSVNAGSTCPSRTETNRTDENEDNFEVVVKTPPKWKSKKSSKLSKRTESEQTVNTTLDNKSIKSRSRGKERCAVC; encoded by the exons ATGGCCGAATCCCAGCTCATGTGCATGGAGGACGGCCGCATCGGAACCAACGTCCCGGAGTCCAAACCGGAGTTCTTCTACAGCGAGCCGCAGCGCGCGGCCATCGAGGAGCTGCTGAAGAACGGAGACAGCGCCTTCAAGATGAGGCTCAAAGAGGACGACACCAAGGACTTCTTATCGGCCAGAGAAGTCAAACTGCTGGTGAGCACTTTCAAAAAGTACGAGTCCTGTGAGGACACCGGAACCAGCACCGGCACGGCGCCACCGTCCAAGTCCGAGAAGGGAGCCGCAGCCGCCGCAGCCGGAGGGACCGACGCGGATTCGGGGGTCCACTCCACCTACTGGCCCCAGATGTCGGACACCGAGGTGCCGCCGCTGGATATCGGCTGGCCCAGCGGGGCCATGTTCAAAGGGGTGACCCGGGTGTCCGTGCACACACACCCGCCCAAAGACAACGGACCACACATCAAGGAGGTGGTCCGGCGGCTGATCCAGGAGGCCAGcaag GTGATAGCGATAGTGATGGACATGATAACGGACCCCCACATACTGCAGGATCTGATGGATGCAGCAAGCCGTCGCCTCATTCCCGTTTACATTCTGTTGGATAACCAAGGTGTGCCGCACTTCCTTGATATGTGCTGCAGGCTGCAGATCGGCCAACAGCACCTACGG AACATCCGAGCCAGATCACTTCAGGGAGTCGGCTTCGCCTTGTCGTTCGGCAGGCTGCCGGGTTCACAGTGTTATAAATACATGTTGGTGGACGGGGACAAAGCCATGTTTGGCTCATACAG TTTCTCCTGGTGTACGTCTCGTATGGACCGGAACATGATCACTGTGATGACGGGACAGGTGGTCGACTTCTTTGACCGGGACTTTCGTGAGCTTTACGCCATCTCTGAGAAGCTGGACCTTTACAAGGAGTTCCACGTCAGCCCACCTGCTCCGACCAAGACCGAGACATTACGCTGCAGAGCGGGGAGCAAACGGCCGCCTTTACCGGCGACCACGTCCCGCTTCCAGGTGACTTTAGGGGACTCAAAGAAAGCTGACATCCAGGTGCCTGCACACAAATACCACAACCCCAAATACCTTCTTGCAATGGGGGAACTTCCTCGTCCATCGGGATCGCTGCATGAGTTCAGACCCAATAGAGGGTCAACGCTGCTTGGAGGTCCAGAGGAGACCGCCGAGGGAAGGCCTCGATTGGCCAGCAGTGAAAAGTTGGAGCGGCTTAGTCCGGTCCCTGCAGAAACCCCAAGCGAAGTCTTCGAAGGACCAAATGGTGTCAAGCCGGAGAAGAAGGGCTGGCCATGGAGAAAGAAACTTTCAAGAGCAAAATCACCTAGCAAGCTTTCGGTTAATGCGGGGAGTACATGCCCTTCACGCACAGAAACCAATCGAACTGATGAGAATGAGGACAACTTTGAGGTCGTTGTGAAAACTCCACCCAAATGGAAGAGTAAGAAGTCGTCTAAACTGAGCAAGAGGACAGAATCCGAGCAGACTGTCAACACTACACTGGACAATAAGA GTATTAAGAGTCGGAGTCGTGGAAAAGAGCGTTGTGCAGTTTGCTGA